Proteins co-encoded in one Deinococcus arcticus genomic window:
- a CDS encoding HelD family protein produces MPVAESRPETHPDFELESQHLASTVAAMLRQIEFWEDRDRQMGADLETSIILGDQAEEFAALLSPHVHQPYFGSLKVRVAGREQTLYIGKHGFRDVKGPHSVVSWDSEVGSLFYSQALGWTPRKGSAGVIKRRRQLDIHAKGLLRVTDLYDDEQGGDTGGREEVLLRRLQEGSTAGMRDVVETLQPEQNEAMRAPAGMPVIIQGAAGSGKTTIGFHRLTWMTNADRGPHRARPEACMVLMPNRVLATYAARILPELGIERVVVTTPEAWATGLLGLEKLEVTDRTLSLLLTDRDNTRRALAWRRAKLLGDARMLDVVRTHLWNRFNAALRGQRLSETVALRGREPQTFTLEEPQLAAMLRDVFAADPLEGYRTGMRRAIEAEALAQLHVPEDEEPSVRRQLATPLTTLLGRVFASTTPITEARRLLGSPEALAASGLLTEREIALLGTDPLSGIPTPRRAHADVTELPLMLAVQAFTGGIGRLDGRTLEPFDHVVLDEAQDYSPLLYALLGRATRPGHITALGDLNQGMHGYKGPSSWEAVQAQLPGAEVRTLGRTYRSTRQITELGARIAATYNRAAAVQGVDRDGAEVQRYVAPADSPHGELPLIAQAVKDAQAAGHTNIAIVTRRGVDADRLAEALREFDTDAQPITTQEHRFRGGLVILPVNLAKGLEFSAAIVASANADTYDESTEYERRLLYVSASRALHWLALVSVGDLHPLVA; encoded by the coding sequence ATGCCTGTTGCGGAATCACGTCCGGAAACCCACCCGGATTTTGAACTGGAAAGCCAGCACCTCGCCTCCACTGTGGCCGCCATGCTGCGGCAGATTGAATTCTGGGAAGACCGCGACCGCCAGATGGGCGCCGACCTGGAAACCAGCATCATCCTGGGGGACCAGGCCGAGGAATTTGCCGCCCTGCTCTCGCCGCATGTGCACCAGCCGTACTTTGGCAGCTTAAAAGTCCGCGTGGCCGGGCGCGAACAGACCCTGTACATCGGCAAGCATGGCTTCCGGGACGTGAAGGGCCCGCATTCGGTGGTCAGCTGGGACAGCGAGGTGGGCAGCCTGTTCTACTCGCAGGCGCTGGGCTGGACGCCGCGCAAGGGCAGCGCGGGGGTGATCAAGCGCCGCCGCCAGCTGGACATCCACGCCAAGGGGCTGCTGCGCGTGACCGACCTGTACGACGACGAGCAGGGCGGCGACACGGGCGGACGCGAGGAAGTGCTGCTGCGCCGCTTGCAGGAAGGCAGCACGGCGGGCATGCGCGACGTGGTGGAAACCCTGCAACCCGAGCAGAACGAGGCCATGCGGGCGCCCGCGGGGATGCCGGTCATCATTCAGGGGGCGGCAGGCTCCGGGAAAACCACCATCGGCTTTCACCGCCTGACCTGGATGACCAACGCCGACCGCGGCCCCCACCGCGCCCGCCCCGAGGCCTGCATGGTCCTGATGCCCAACCGCGTGCTGGCCACCTACGCCGCGCGGATTCTGCCGGAACTGGGCATTGAGCGCGTGGTGGTCACCACCCCCGAAGCCTGGGCCACCGGGCTGCTGGGCCTGGAAAAGCTGGAAGTCACCGACCGAACGCTGAGCCTGCTGCTGACCGACCGCGACAACACCCGCCGCGCGCTGGCCTGGAGACGGGCCAAGCTGCTGGGGGACGCCCGCATGCTGGACGTGGTGCGCACCCACCTCTGGAACAGGTTTAATGCGGCCCTGCGCGGCCAGCGCCTGAGTGAGACGGTTGCGCTGCGTGGCCGTGAGCCGCAAACGTTCACCCTGGAAGAGCCGCAGCTGGCCGCCATGCTGCGCGACGTGTTTGCCGCCGACCCTCTGGAGGGCTACCGCACGGGGATGCGCCGCGCCATTGAGGCCGAGGCCCTGGCCCAGTTGCACGTGCCGGAAGACGAGGAGCCCAGCGTGCGGCGTCAGCTGGCCACCCCGCTGACCACCCTGCTGGGGCGCGTGTTCGCCTCCACCACCCCCATCACCGAGGCCCGGCGCCTGCTGGGCAGCCCGGAGGCCCTGGCGGCAAGCGGCCTGCTGACCGAGCGCGAGATTGCCCTGCTGGGCACCGATCCCCTCAGCGGTATTCCCACCCCCCGCCGCGCCCACGCCGACGTGACCGAACTCCCCCTGATGCTGGCCGTGCAGGCGTTCACAGGCGGCATTGGCCGCCTGGACGGCCGCACCCTGGAACCCTTTGACCATGTGGTGCTGGACGAGGCCCAGGACTACTCGCCGCTGCTGTACGCGCTGCTGGGCCGCGCCACCCGCCCCGGCCACATCACGGCGCTGGGGGACCTGAACCAGGGGATGCACGGCTATAAGGGTCCCAGTTCCTGGGAGGCAGTGCAGGCCCAGCTGCCCGGCGCCGAGGTGCGCACGCTGGGCCGCACCTACCGGTCCACCCGCCAGATCACAGAGCTGGGCGCGCGGATTGCCGCGACCTACAACCGCGCCGCCGCTGTGCAGGGCGTGGACCGCGATGGGGCCGAGGTACAGCGTTACGTGGCCCCGGCGGACAGCCCCCACGGCGAACTGCCTCTGATTGCCCAGGCGGTGAAGGACGCGCAGGCCGCCGGGCACACCAACATCGCCATCGTGACCCGCCGGGGTGTGGACGCCGACCGCTTGGCCGAGGCCCTGCGCGAATTTGATACCGACGCCCAACCCATCACCACGCAGGAACACCGCTTCCGGGGCGGGCTGGTCATTCTGCCGGTCAATCTGGCCAAGGGGCTGGAGTTCAGCGCCGCCATTGTGGCCAGCGCCAACGCCGACACCTACGACGAAAGCACCGAGTACGAACGCCGCCTGCTGTACGTCTCCGCCAGCCGCGCCCTGCACTGGCTGGCGCTGGTCAGCGTGGGCGACCTGCACCCTTTGGTGGCGTGA
- the dusA gene encoding tRNA dihydrouridine(20/20a) synthase DusA, with protein sequence MSVSARPPYTLSVAPMMDWTDRHCRVFHRTLTRRTLLYTEMVTTGAVLHGDRERHLGFSGVEHPLALQLGGSDPAALAECARMAQDWGYDEVNLNCGCPSDRVQNGSFGACLMGTPDVVARAVEAMRRATTLPVTVKHRIGIDDLDSYEHLTTFVRTVAAAGCETFIVHARKAWLSGLSPKENREIPPLRYEVVRQLKVDFPHLITVLNGGVLTLDAAQEALAWADGVMIGRAAYQEPYLLATADQLVFGETGSPVTRREAIEAYLPYVSGQLAQGQPLNRMMKHTLGLFAGQPGARHWKRTLSEQGHKPGAGLEVVRGALAGVPESVLDARPGVGEKATA encoded by the coding sequence ATGAGCGTCTCCGCCCGCCCCCCATACACGCTGTCGGTTGCGCCGATGATGGACTGGACCGACCGGCACTGCCGCGTCTTTCACCGCACCCTTACGCGGCGCACGCTGCTGTACACCGAGATGGTGACCACGGGCGCGGTTCTGCACGGCGACCGCGAGCGGCACCTGGGGTTTTCGGGGGTGGAGCATCCCCTCGCCCTGCAACTGGGTGGCAGCGACCCGGCCGCGCTGGCCGAGTGCGCCCGCATGGCCCAGGACTGGGGCTATGACGAGGTGAACCTCAACTGCGGCTGCCCCAGCGACCGGGTGCAGAACGGCTCGTTCGGCGCCTGCCTGATGGGTACCCCGGATGTGGTGGCCCGTGCCGTGGAGGCCATGCGCCGCGCGACCACCCTGCCCGTCACCGTCAAGCACCGGATTGGCATTGATGACCTGGACAGTTACGAGCACCTCACGACGTTTGTGCGAACGGTGGCGGCGGCGGGCTGTGAGACCTTCATTGTGCACGCGCGCAAGGCGTGGCTTTCCGGCCTGTCCCCGAAAGAGAACCGTGAAATTCCCCCCCTGCGCTACGAGGTCGTGCGCCAGCTGAAGGTGGATTTTCCTCACCTGATCACCGTGCTCAACGGCGGCGTGCTGACCCTGGACGCCGCGCAGGAGGCCCTGGCCTGGGCCGACGGCGTGATGATTGGCCGCGCGGCCTACCAGGAGCCGTATCTGCTGGCGACCGCCGACCAGCTGGTGTTTGGAGAAACTGGCTCGCCGGTTACCCGCCGCGAGGCCATAGAGGCCTACCTGCCCTACGTGTCCGGGCAACTGGCGCAGGGTCAGCCCCTGAACCGCATGATGAAGCACACCCTGGGCCTATTCGCCGGTCAGCCCGGCGCCCGCCACTGGAAGCGCACCCTCTCGGAGCAGGGTCACAAGCCCGGCGCCGGGTTAGAGGTGGTGCGCGGTGCTCTGGCCGGCGTGCCGGAAAGTGTGCTGGACGCCCGGCCGGGGGTGGGGGAGAAGGCAACGGCATAA
- a CDS encoding glycine--tRNA ligase translates to MPATSMEELVSLCKRRGFIFQGSEIYGGLQGFYDYGPLGVELKNNIKAAWWRSNVYERDDMEGLDASIIMHRQVLRHSGHEATFSDPMVDNKKTNKRYRLDHLVKDQKADVVAKVAEGIGADAGNFPAVIAALNANPAQASEALRAAGVRDPFSGEVGEWTEPKPFNMMFKTTIGPVADDESYGYLRPETAQGIFTNFKNVVDSTSRRLPFGIAQIGKAFRNEITPRNFIFRVRELEQMEIEFFCAPGTDEEWHQHWLEKRLSWWEAQGVPRSKIEILDVPKEDLAHYSKRTYDLMYDYPTLGHEEIEGIANRGDYDLGSHTKNQAELGLVSKVEENLDSIAKLTIPHPETNKPVVPFVIEPSAGVDRALLAVLSEAFTREILENGNERIVLKLRPHLAPIKVAVIPLARNKPELVELARRIKTDLQGLGLGRILLEDSGNIGKAYRRHDEVGTPYCVTVDFDTVGKGEDPSLTDTVTVRDRDTLAQERVKIADLSTHLQGKLR, encoded by the coding sequence ATGCCCGCAACCTCGATGGAAGAACTCGTCAGCCTGTGCAAGCGCCGGGGCTTTATTTTTCAGGGCTCCGAGATTTACGGCGGCCTGCAGGGCTTCTACGACTACGGCCCGCTGGGCGTGGAGCTGAAAAACAACATCAAGGCCGCGTGGTGGCGCTCGAATGTCTATGAGCGCGACGACATGGAAGGCCTGGACGCCAGCATCATCATGCACCGGCAGGTGCTGCGCCACTCCGGTCACGAGGCCACCTTCAGCGACCCGATGGTGGACAACAAGAAGACGAACAAGCGCTACCGCCTGGACCATCTGGTGAAAGACCAGAAGGCCGATGTGGTGGCCAAGGTGGCCGAGGGCATTGGCGCCGACGCGGGCAACTTTCCAGCCGTGATTGCCGCGCTGAATGCCAACCCCGCACAGGCCAGTGAGGCCCTGCGGGCGGCCGGCGTGCGCGACCCCTTTTCTGGCGAGGTGGGCGAGTGGACCGAGCCCAAGCCGTTTAACATGATGTTCAAGACAACCATTGGCCCGGTGGCCGATGACGAGAGCTACGGCTACCTGCGCCCCGAAACTGCGCAGGGCATCTTTACCAACTTCAAGAACGTGGTGGATTCCACCAGCCGCCGCCTGCCGTTTGGCATCGCGCAGATCGGCAAGGCGTTTCGCAACGAAATCACGCCGCGCAACTTTATTTTCCGTGTGCGCGAGCTGGAGCAGATGGAAATCGAGTTCTTCTGCGCGCCCGGCACCGATGAAGAGTGGCACCAGCACTGGCTGGAAAAGCGCCTGAGCTGGTGGGAAGCCCAGGGCGTGCCCCGCAGCAAGATCGAGATTCTGGATGTGCCCAAAGAGGACCTGGCACACTACTCCAAGCGCACCTATGACCTGATGTACGACTACCCCACCCTGGGCCACGAGGAAATCGAGGGCATTGCCAACCGCGGCGACTACGACCTGGGCAGCCACACGAAAAACCAGGCCGAGCTGGGGCTGGTGTCCAAGGTCGAGGAAAACCTCGACTCGATCGCCAAGCTGACCATTCCCCACCCAGAGACGAACAAGCCGGTCGTGCCCTTCGTGATTGAGCCCAGTGCCGGTGTGGACCGCGCGCTGCTGGCGGTGCTGAGCGAGGCGTTTACCAGAGAAATACTGGAGAACGGCAACGAGCGCATTGTGCTGAAGCTCCGGCCGCACCTCGCGCCCATCAAGGTGGCGGTTATTCCGCTGGCGCGCAACAAGCCCGAACTGGTGGAGCTGGCCCGCCGCATCAAGACGGACCTGCAAGGGCTGGGCCTGGGGCGCATTCTGCTCGAAGATAGCGGCAACATCGGCAAGGCGTACCGCCGCCACGACGAGGTGGGCACGCCCTACTGCGTGACCGTGGACTTTGACACCGTGGGCAAGGGCGAGGACCCCTCCCTGACCGACACCGTGACTGTGCGTGACCGCGACACGCTGGCCCAGGAACGGGTGAAGATTGCCGACCTGAGCACCCACCTGCAAGGAAAACTGCGGTGA
- a CDS encoding Rqc2 family fibronectin-binding protein, translated as MEGLMLARVLRDLGPALPLRTLGWAFPDETTAALLLDGPGLDGRRNLVLSYRPPTPVVFLSRERLRGEPHNPFQRFLVARVRGELLRAEQLKLDRVIALHLSGEAGFVDQAPTRLVFEVTGRNANLLVLDEGEGFAGRIVMAAREITGSRNRFRTVRTGGRYTPPPPYDKLDPRTLTEEEAGKLAALPIGRWRERLDGLGPLLGAELARRAALDPAEAPGERWPQVLRALRELVQDPTVSEGVLHGGARAAARGEKAAALRKALREPLDKRLTLLRNQLSDVARAEAGLDDAARDRAEADLLMAYAHTIPAGTERAVLPAFDGSGEQPVALEPMLSAVQNAEKRYTRARRREEVYLRLADREAGLRAELQEAEARLAALDTAELEALETLSVQVQAGRPGRSPYGARFTTPGGFEALVGRNNKENAALTHRLGKSMDHWFHAQGYPGSHVLVRSGGRDLDLPDILYAARLAAAHSKARGSSNVPVDYTRIKHVWRPRGAPAGQVHYTDQKTVFVDGTLPTEGSGGASGAGESGK; from the coding sequence GTGGAAGGGCTGATGCTCGCGCGGGTGCTGCGCGATCTGGGCCCGGCGCTGCCGCTGCGCACGCTGGGCTGGGCCTTTCCCGACGAGACCACCGCTGCACTGCTGCTGGACGGCCCCGGGCTGGACGGCCGGCGCAATCTGGTGCTCAGCTACCGGCCGCCCACGCCAGTGGTGTTTCTGTCGCGCGAGCGCCTGCGCGGCGAGCCCCACAATCCCTTCCAGCGCTTTCTGGTGGCGCGGGTGCGCGGCGAGTTGCTGCGGGCCGAGCAACTGAAGCTCGACCGCGTGATTGCCCTGCACCTGAGCGGCGAGGCGGGCTTCGTGGACCAGGCGCCCACCCGGCTGGTGTTCGAGGTCACAGGCCGCAACGCCAACCTGCTGGTGCTGGATGAGGGCGAAGGCTTTGCTGGGCGCATCGTGATGGCCGCGCGGGAAATTACCGGCAGCCGCAACCGCTTCCGCACCGTGCGCACAGGCGGGCGTTACACCCCGCCGCCGCCCTACGACAAGCTGGACCCCCGCACCCTGACCGAAGAGGAAGCCGGGAAGCTGGCCGCCCTGCCCATTGGCCGCTGGCGCGAGCGGCTGGACGGCCTGGGCCCGCTGCTGGGCGCGGAACTGGCCCGGCGGGCCGCGCTGGACCCGGCCGAGGCGCCGGGCGAGCGCTGGCCGCAGGTGCTCCGCGCCCTGCGCGAACTGGTGCAGGACCCCACCGTGAGCGAGGGGGTGCTGCACGGCGGCGCGCGGGCAGCGGCGCGCGGCGAAAAGGCGGCGGCCCTGCGCAAGGCCCTGCGCGAACCGCTGGACAAGCGCCTGACCCTGCTGCGCAACCAGCTGTCCGATGTGGCGCGCGCCGAGGCCGGCCTGGACGACGCCGCCCGCGACCGCGCCGAGGCCGACCTGCTGATGGCCTACGCCCACACCATTCCGGCGGGGACTGAGCGCGCCGTACTGCCGGCCTTCGACGGGAGCGGCGAGCAGCCCGTGGCCCTGGAACCCATGCTGAGCGCGGTGCAGAACGCCGAGAAGCGCTATACCCGCGCCCGGCGCCGCGAGGAGGTGTATCTGCGGCTGGCCGACCGCGAAGCGGGCCTGCGCGCCGAATTGCAGGAGGCTGAGGCCCGCCTCGCCGCCCTGGACACCGCCGAACTGGAAGCCCTGGAAACGCTGTCGGTGCAGGTGCAGGCCGGGCGGCCCGGGAGAAGTCCCTACGGCGCGCGCTTTACCACCCCCGGTGGGTTCGAGGCGCTGGTGGGCCGCAACAACAAGGAAAACGCGGCCCTCACGCACCGACTGGGCAAGTCCATGGACCACTGGTTTCATGCCCAGGGGTATCCGGGCAGCCACGTGCTCGTGCGCTCGGGCGGGCGCGACCTGGACCTGCCGGACATCCTGTACGCCGCCCGGCTGGCGGCCGCCCATTCCAAGGCGCGCGGCAGCAGCAACGTGCCGGTGGACTACACCCGCATCAAGCACGTGTGGCGGCCCCGGGGCGCGCCGGCCGGGCAGGTGCATTACACCGACCAGAAAACAGTTTTCGTGGACGGCACCCTGCCCACAGAAGGAAGTGGCGGGGCCAGCGGAGCCGGGGAGAGCGGAAAGTAA
- a CDS encoding M42 family metallopeptidase → MTSINREFLFQLLEVAAPSGLERRAADVWLQEAATFARTSEDHYGNAYAEIGPENGPAIALMGHLDEIGLIVSHVGDEGFLSVLPVGGWDPQVLVGQRLRVLAPDGDLIGVVGKKAIHVMEAEERTKASKIEDLWIDVGLGKEEVQARVPVGTYAVVEQGPLMVGTKIVGRALDNRVGAFIVLEALRALKDRALPYRVVAVGTSQEEIGVFGAQVSGYRLNPVAGVAVDVTHETGQPGVSEKKYGVAPFGSGANLTVGPMVSPVVLRQMTQAAREADIPFTLSAAGRYSGTDADALTLVRAGVPTAVVSIPNRYMHSPSEMVDERDVKACIDIIVAWIERLPGEVDFTRKG, encoded by the coding sequence GTGACCTCAATCAACCGTGAATTTCTGTTTCAGCTGCTGGAGGTGGCTGCCCCCAGCGGTCTGGAGCGCCGCGCCGCCGACGTGTGGCTGCAGGAGGCCGCCACCTTTGCCCGCACCTCTGAAGACCATTACGGCAACGCCTACGCCGAGATTGGCCCCGAGAACGGCCCTGCCATTGCCCTGATGGGCCACCTGGACGAGATTGGGCTGATTGTCTCGCATGTGGGCGACGAAGGCTTTCTGAGCGTGCTGCCGGTGGGCGGCTGGGACCCGCAGGTGCTGGTGGGCCAGCGGCTGCGGGTGCTGGCGCCAGACGGCGACCTGATCGGTGTGGTGGGCAAAAAGGCCATTCACGTGATGGAGGCCGAGGAGCGCACCAAGGCCAGCAAGATTGAGGACCTGTGGATTGACGTGGGGCTGGGCAAGGAAGAGGTGCAGGCCAGAGTGCCCGTGGGCACCTACGCCGTGGTGGAACAGGGACCGCTGATGGTGGGCACCAAGATCGTGGGGCGCGCGCTGGACAACCGCGTAGGCGCGTTTATCGTGCTTGAAGCCCTGCGCGCGCTGAAGGACAGGGCGCTGCCCTACCGCGTGGTGGCCGTGGGCACCAGCCAGGAAGAGATTGGGGTATTTGGCGCGCAGGTGAGCGGTTACAGGCTGAATCCTGTGGCGGGCGTGGCGGTGGACGTGACCCACGAAACGGGGCAGCCCGGCGTGAGCGAGAAGAAGTACGGCGTGGCTCCGTTCGGCTCGGGGGCCAATCTGACAGTGGGGCCGATGGTGAGCCCGGTCGTCCTGCGCCAGATGACCCAGGCGGCGCGCGAGGCCGATATTCCCTTCACCCTCAGCGCCGCCGGCCGCTACTCCGGCACCGACGCCGACGCCCTGACGCTGGTGCGCGCGGGCGTGCCCACCGCTGTGGTGAGCATTCCCAACCGCTACATGCACTCGCCCAGCGAGATGGTGGACGAACGCGACGTGAAAGCCTGCATTGACATCATCGTGGCCTGGATTGAGCGACTGCCCGGTGAGGTGGACTTTACGCGGAAGGGGTGA
- a CDS encoding NAD(P)H-dependent oxidoreductase, producing the protein MSTLVINAHPNPGSFCRALAEHYAEGARTAGPADVIHLAELTFDPILHRSYQGSQALEPDLERVQALLRGCTHLCVVYPVWWGGPPALLKGFLDRTFLPGFAFRYRGRGLPEQLLRGRRARVLVTSDSPRWYLHLTGDSAVRSVKNSTLAFSGFRPVQATRLGPVRTSTPDQRARWLAQAGLLGQRDGQRARREGAQGTAAPA; encoded by the coding sequence ATGTCCACCCTGGTCATCAACGCCCACCCCAACCCCGGCAGCTTCTGCCGCGCCCTGGCCGAACACTACGCCGAGGGCGCCCGCACCGCTGGCCCGGCCGACGTGATTCATCTGGCCGAGCTGACCTTTGACCCCATCCTGCACCGCAGCTATCAGGGCAGCCAGGCCCTGGAACCCGACCTGGAGCGGGTGCAGGCCCTGCTGCGCGGCTGCACCCACCTGTGCGTGGTCTATCCGGTCTGGTGGGGGGGGCCGCCCGCGCTGCTCAAAGGCTTTCTGGACCGCACCTTTCTGCCGGGCTTTGCCTTCCGGTACCGGGGGCGGGGGCTGCCCGAACAGCTGCTGCGGGGGCGCCGCGCGCGCGTGCTGGTCACCAGCGATTCGCCCCGCTGGTACCTGCACCTGACCGGCGACAGTGCCGTACGCAGCGTGAAAAACAGCACCCTGGCCTTCAGTGGCTTCCGGCCGGTGCAGGCCACCCGCCTGGGACCCGTGCGAACCAGCACCCCAGACCAGCGCGCCCGGTGGCTGGCCCAGGCGGGGCTGCTGGGCCAGCGCGACGGGCAGCGGGCCCGCCGGGAAGGAGCCCAGGGGACCGCCGCGCCCGCCTGA
- a CDS encoding alpha/beta fold hydrolase, with protein MSVRRFLALTLALLPGSLAAAAPTEAQLNAVPATRVVMSGAPVAGTPAGLNASITVRYGTAKPRAVLLLMPGFLGGAGSFDRLARQLVALNPSLAVWAVDRRSNLLEDHSTILKAGPAALAGLVKNGLPVRAPQSVAYMKDWGLDTTLKDWRVAVQAARALTPNVVLGGHSMGGVLSGLYAAYNFGGVPGAQGLRGLVMLDGLPGLLSGAPMTEAAYRRGASNPIGPLPGLDGLAQAPYVDAVFFSPRLASRGAAQARLALLNPGGLAPGGGLTPYPATNLAAAMTQLEQRYALIPFMALKTGQATNATEATNLATLALGGRDSHWIAGPKDTRQPVGWQSDPAAPTDAADFVRRYITPLGDYAEWYFPQRLTLDLAAARTGTRATPFEKTLPVWHMNTLSLPVLGIAAGEGVVTEAQYRAFAATTKARLTTHTLKGAAHLDITAARSDQVARWITGWLAPLVK; from the coding sequence ATGTCTGTTCGCCGTTTCCTTGCCCTGACGCTGGCGCTGTTGCCCGGTTCCCTGGCCGCTGCCGCCCCCACCGAGGCCCAGCTGAATGCTGTGCCGGCCACCCGCGTGGTGATGAGCGGCGCCCCGGTGGCAGGGACCCCGGCAGGGTTGAATGCCAGCATCACCGTGCGCTACGGCACTGCCAAGCCGCGCGCTGTGCTGCTGCTGATGCCCGGCTTTCTGGGTGGGGCCGGCAGTTTTGACCGCCTGGCGCGGCAACTCGTGGCGCTGAACCCCTCGCTGGCCGTCTGGGCGGTGGACCGGCGCAGCAACCTGCTGGAGGACCACAGCACCATTCTGAAGGCGGGGCCTGCTGCCCTGGCCGGGCTGGTCAAGAATGGCCTGCCGGTGCGGGCGCCGCAGAGCGTGGCCTACATGAAGGACTGGGGCCTGGACACCACGCTGAAAGACTGGCGGGTGGCGGTGCAGGCGGCGCGCGCCCTGACGCCGAATGTAGTTCTGGGCGGGCATTCCATGGGCGGCGTCCTGAGTGGCCTGTACGCTGCCTACAACTTTGGCGGCGTTCCCGGCGCGCAGGGTCTGCGCGGCCTGGTCATGCTGGACGGGCTGCCGGGCCTGCTGAGCGGCGCGCCCATGACCGAAGCGGCCTACCGCCGGGGCGCCAGCAACCCCATTGGCCCCCTGCCGGGCCTGGACGGCCTGGCCCAGGCCCCCTATGTGGACGCCGTGTTCTTCAGCCCGCGCCTGGCCAGCCGGGGCGCGGCCCAGGCGCGGCTGGCCCTGCTGAATCCGGGCGGGCTGGCCCCCGGGGGCGGCCTGACCCCGTACCCGGCCACCAACCTGGCAGCGGCCATGACGCAACTGGAACAGCGCTACGCCCTGATTCCCTTCATGGCCCTCAAGACAGGCCAGGCCACCAACGCCACAGAAGCCACCAACCTGGCCACGCTGGCCCTGGGTGGTCGGGACAGCCACTGGATCGCCGGTCCGAAAGACACCCGGCAGCCGGTGGGCTGGCAGTCTGACCCTGCTGCGCCCACTGACGCCGCCGATTTTGTGCGCCGCTACATCACCCCGCTGGGCGACTACGCCGAGTGGTACTTTCCCCAGCGCCTGACCCTGGACCTGGCCGCCGCCCGCACCGGCACACGCGCCACACCCTTTGAAAAGACGCTGCCGGTGTGGCACATGAACACCCTCAGCCTGCCGGTGCTGGGAATTGCCGCCGGGGAGGGCGTGGTCACGGAAGCCCAGTACCGCGCCTTTGCGGCCACCACCAAAGCCCGCCTGACCACCCACACCCTGAAGGGCGCGGCTCACCTGGACATCACGGCGGCCCGCAGCGATCAGGTGGCGCGCTGGATCACCGGCTGGCTGGCCCCGCTGGTGAAGTAA
- the panD gene encoding aspartate 1-decarboxylase, with translation MERIMFRAKIHRATVTQADLDYVGSVTIDQDLLDAADILVNERVDIYNITNGNRLSTYALSGPRRSGVIGINGAAAHLMKPGDLVIIAAYGNFTEEEARTLQPRVVHVDERNRQLHLELA, from the coding sequence GTGGAACGCATCATGTTCAGGGCCAAGATTCACCGCGCGACTGTTACGCAGGCCGACCTGGACTATGTCGGCAGCGTGACGATTGACCAGGACCTGCTGGACGCGGCCGACATCCTGGTCAATGAGCGCGTGGACATCTACAACATCACCAATGGCAACCGCCTGAGCACCTATGCGCTCAGCGGCCCGCGCCGCAGCGGTGTGATTGGCATCAACGGCGCCGCCGCCCACCTGATGAAGCCCGGCGATCTGGTGATTATCGCCGCGTACGGCAACTTCACGGAAGAAGAGGCGCGCACCCTGCAGCCGCGCGTGGTGCATGTGGACGAGCGCAACCGGCAACTGCACCTCGAACTGGCGTAG
- the apaG gene encoding Co2+/Mg2+ efflux protein ApaG, with amino-acid sequence MTRPEPPELPEIQVQVDPQYLASHSTPERQVFAYVVRIENRSDQTWKLLARHWEIVDARGRTVTVDGEGVVGEQPVLAPGGVFVYDSFVTLDAAPGRMGGHYLMQGAWGEQVRAPIAPFVLAPGERLLN; translated from the coding sequence ATGACCCGCCCCGAGCCCCCCGAACTGCCCGAGATCCAGGTCCAGGTGGACCCCCAGTATCTGGCGAGCCACAGCACCCCGGAGCGGCAGGTGTTCGCGTACGTGGTGCGCATTGAAAACCGCAGCGATCAGACCTGGAAACTCCTGGCGCGCCACTGGGAGATTGTGGACGCCCGGGGCCGCACGGTGACGGTGGACGGCGAGGGCGTGGTGGGCGAACAGCCGGTGCTGGCCCCGGGCGGCGTGTTCGTCTACGATTCCTTTGTCACGCTGGACGCCGCGCCGGGGCGCATGGGAGGGCATTACCTCATGCAGGGAGCCTGGGGCGAACAGGTGCGCGCGCCCATCGCGCCTTTCGTGCTGGCGCCGGGCGAGCGGCTGCTGAACTGA
- a CDS encoding TetR/AcrR family transcriptional regulator, with protein MSSSRQAARSYHHGLLRQSLLAAARALLAGRPAAELSLREVARHAGVSHAAPYHHFSDRHALLLALGEGCMTEFVTAQEQAAAAQPTPLRQLVALGEAYVAYAAQQPHAFTLIFDPQLCPPGAVSPFTPLIERNQALLARVLAEAHASGDLRAAQPEVLAQGLWAAVHGLAQLVMTGHLPPQATPQILWGLLSAEFRASPPQ; from the coding sequence ATGTCAAGTTCGCGCCAAGCGGCCCGTTCCTATCACCACGGCCTTCTGCGCCAGAGCCTGCTGGCCGCGGCCCGCGCTCTGCTGGCTGGGCGCCCCGCCGCCGAACTGAGCCTGCGGGAGGTGGCGCGGCATGCGGGGGTGAGCCACGCGGCGCCCTATCACCACTTCAGCGACCGGCACGCCCTCCTGCTGGCGCTGGGTGAAGGCTGCATGACCGAATTTGTGACCGCGCAGGAGCAGGCGGCGGCGGCCCAGCCCACCCCGCTGCGGCAACTGGTGGCGCTGGGCGAGGCTTACGTGGCCTACGCCGCGCAGCAGCCTCACGCCTTTACCCTGATCTTCGATCCGCAGCTGTGTCCGCCGGGCGCCGTTTCCCCGTTCACGCCGCTGATTGAGCGCAATCAGGCGCTGCTGGCGCGGGTTCTGGCCGAGGCCCATGCCAGCGGGGACCTGCGCGCCGCCCAGCCCGAGGTGCTGGCGCAGGGCCTGTGGGCGGCAGTGCATGGCCTGGCCCAGCTGGTCATGACGGGGCACCTGCCCCCGCAGGCCACCCCCCAAATTCTGTGGGGCCTGCTGAGCGCAGAGTTCCGTGCGTCCCCGCCGCAGTAA